One window of the Archangium primigenium genome contains the following:
- a CDS encoding GNAT family N-acetyltransferase yields the protein MSMSAWEDVVVREARAEDDAAIGELLVEAFLAQYAQKMPEVRYDEARRRDLRDVARRRAVGRVLVAERAGRVVGTVSLWPPGAPGSEAWIPGAADLRQLATAVEFHGQGLSRPLLEAAERIAREEWRVPAICLHVRQGVVGVGRMYERRGFVREPAGDLVLPTVSLEAYVLRFNG from the coding sequence ATGAGCATGTCCGCGTGGGAGGATGTCGTCGTCCGGGAGGCGCGCGCCGAGGACGACGCCGCGATTGGCGAACTGCTGGTGGAGGCCTTCCTCGCCCAGTACGCCCAGAAGATGCCCGAGGTGCGCTACGACGAGGCCCGCCGGCGCGACCTGCGGGACGTGGCGCGCCGGCGCGCCGTGGGCCGGGTGCTGGTGGCCGAGCGGGCCGGGCGCGTGGTGGGCACGGTGTCCCTGTGGCCCCCGGGCGCGCCGGGCTCCGAGGCGTGGATTCCCGGCGCGGCGGATCTGCGGCAGCTCGCCACGGCGGTGGAATTCCACGGCCAGGGCCTGTCCCGGCCCCTCCTGGAGGCCGCCGAGCGGATCGCCCGCGAGGAGTGGCGCGTGCCCGCCATCTGCCTGCATGTGCGTCAGGGGGTGGTGGGTGTGGGGCGCATGTACGAGCGCCGCGGCTTCGTGCGGGAGCCCGCCGGGGACCTCGTCCTGCCCACGGTGTCCCTCGAGGCCTACGTGCTGCGTTTCAACGGCTGA
- the epsZ gene encoding exopolysaccharide biosynthesis polyisoprenyl-phosphate hexose-1-phosphate transferase EpsZ, which produces MRPASEIGAPSHEPPSTQDAAVAESTPNLLASAAAPLIQQAAVTGAEEARPLVAVPGRAVQAEPSRFAPGFAAKLNLVVDVVLVVAALLIATTLMGHDLHLERTDVWVLLVVGVVSWLVVGTALCLYDVHFADRERLDDLALISIQVMVVTVVLFVTRLVMGTESWIVALSLFPPLLWPSVALLRLYVFRRLSVQEQPLDEVLILGVGPMGRLTGEDLNSKHRRKVTGYLSFGTETAPAEMPAPVLGLAKDLEQVLSTVPVDEVYIAGNLTKQATEMQAAVKLCEKFGIPFALPAYHMRFDRARPVDDHAISDGYLHFVTHAFLPHQMALKRLFDIVSSAAALTALSPLLLGVALAVKFTSRGPIFFKQERVGLHGKTFGMLKFRSMVVNAEELKAKLEALNEQSGPVFKMKNDPRITRVGRFIRKYSIDELPQLINVLRGEMSVVGPRPPIPKEVAKYSAWQRRRLSVRPGLTCIWQVSGRNQISFEQWMYLDMQYIDHWSLKNDINLILKTVPVVITGSGAS; this is translated from the coding sequence ATGCGACCCGCATCTGAAATTGGCGCTCCTTCCCATGAGCCCCCTTCCACGCAGGATGCGGCGGTGGCGGAGTCCACCCCGAACCTGCTGGCCTCCGCCGCCGCGCCGCTCATCCAGCAGGCCGCGGTCACCGGCGCCGAGGAGGCCCGGCCGCTCGTGGCCGTGCCGGGCCGGGCTGTCCAGGCCGAGCCCTCGCGCTTCGCGCCGGGCTTCGCCGCCAAGCTGAACCTGGTGGTGGACGTCGTGCTGGTGGTGGCCGCGCTGCTCATCGCCACGACCCTCATGGGCCACGACCTGCACCTGGAGCGCACCGACGTATGGGTGCTCCTGGTCGTGGGCGTGGTCTCCTGGCTCGTGGTGGGCACGGCGCTCTGCCTCTACGACGTGCACTTCGCCGATCGCGAGCGCCTGGATGACCTGGCGCTCATCTCCATCCAGGTGATGGTCGTCACGGTGGTGCTCTTCGTCACCCGCCTGGTGATGGGCACCGAGTCGTGGATCGTCGCGCTGAGCCTGTTTCCGCCGCTGCTCTGGCCGTCGGTGGCGCTCCTGCGGCTGTATGTCTTCCGGCGCCTGTCGGTGCAGGAGCAGCCGCTCGACGAGGTGCTCATCCTGGGCGTGGGCCCCATGGGCCGGCTCACGGGCGAGGACCTCAACAGCAAGCACCGCCGCAAGGTGACGGGCTACCTGAGCTTCGGCACCGAGACGGCCCCGGCGGAGATGCCCGCGCCCGTGCTCGGCCTGGCCAAGGATCTGGAGCAGGTGCTCAGCACGGTGCCGGTGGACGAGGTGTACATCGCCGGCAACCTCACCAAGCAGGCCACGGAGATGCAGGCGGCGGTGAAGCTGTGCGAGAAGTTCGGCATCCCCTTCGCGCTGCCCGCCTACCACATGCGCTTCGATCGGGCGCGGCCGGTGGACGACCACGCCATCTCGGATGGCTACCTGCACTTCGTCACGCACGCGTTCCTGCCGCACCAGATGGCGCTCAAGCGGCTGTTCGACATCGTGAGCTCCGCGGCGGCGCTCACGGCGCTCTCGCCGCTCCTGCTCGGCGTGGCGCTGGCGGTGAAGTTCACCAGCCGCGGCCCCATCTTCTTCAAGCAGGAGCGCGTGGGGCTGCACGGCAAGACCTTCGGCATGCTCAAGTTCCGCTCCATGGTGGTCAACGCCGAGGAGCTCAAGGCCAAGCTGGAGGCGCTCAACGAGCAGTCGGGCCCCGTGTTCAAGATGAAGAACGACCCGCGCATCACCCGCGTGGGCCGCTTCATCCGCAAGTACTCCATCGACGAGCTGCCCCAGCTCATCAACGTGCTGCGCGGCGAGATGAGCGTGGTCGGCCCCCGGCCGCCCATCCCCAAGGAGGTGGCCAAGTACTCCGCCTGGCAGCGCCGCCGCCTGTCCGTGCGCCCGGGCCTCACCTGCATCTGGCAGGTGTCGGGCCGCAATCAGATCTCGTTCGAACAGTGGATGTACCTGGACATGCAGTACATCGACCACTGGAGCCTCAAGAACGACATCAACCTCATCCTCAAGACGGTGCCCGTGGTCATCACCGGCAGCGGCGCGAGCTAG
- a CDS encoding cation diffusion facilitator family transporter, producing MSAFLALLASFPLFMSAPASSIKTVLLALSGNALVTLAKFIAFALSGSGAMLSEAIHSLADTGNQVLLFLGLRRASRERDEDFHYGYGGERFVFGILSAAGIFFIGCGVTVYHGVSSLLHPHPVQVGASTFGVLGFSFLVEGGVLALAVKGVWAPARALGFWRYVREKADPATVAILLEDGAAVLGLGLATGGIVLAHVTGNPVFDALASVVVGVLLGFIAVYLVLENRTHLLGRAVPDDVEARFQSIVRARPSIADIHDVKTRQLTPEVFLFKAEVRFSEAFVAGWLSQALRGVGELPVGEGRERALLPPAQSLIRLLSEEIDAIEADVRAAIPEARHIDLELEHLPASPSAATEDGGLRKSA from the coding sequence GTGAGCGCCTTCCTCGCCCTTCTCGCGTCTTTTCCCCTGTTCATGTCCGCTCCCGCTTCTTCCATCAAAACGGTTCTTCTCGCCCTGTCGGGCAACGCCCTGGTCACCCTGGCCAAGTTCATCGCCTTCGCCCTGTCCGGCTCGGGCGCCATGCTCTCCGAGGCCATCCACTCGCTGGCCGACACGGGCAACCAGGTGCTGCTCTTCCTGGGCCTGCGGCGCGCCAGCCGCGAGCGCGACGAGGACTTCCACTACGGCTACGGGGGCGAGCGCTTCGTCTTCGGCATCCTCTCGGCCGCCGGCATCTTCTTCATCGGCTGTGGCGTCACCGTGTACCACGGCGTGTCCTCGCTGCTGCACCCGCACCCGGTGCAGGTGGGGGCGAGCACCTTCGGCGTCCTGGGCTTCTCCTTCCTCGTGGAGGGCGGGGTGCTGGCGCTCGCGGTGAAGGGCGTGTGGGCGCCGGCGCGCGCCCTGGGCTTCTGGCGCTACGTGCGCGAGAAGGCGGACCCCGCCACCGTGGCCATCCTCCTGGAGGACGGGGCGGCGGTGCTGGGGCTCGGGCTCGCCACGGGCGGCATCGTGCTCGCCCACGTGACGGGCAACCCCGTGTTCGACGCGCTCGCCTCCGTGGTGGTGGGCGTGCTGCTGGGCTTCATCGCCGTGTACCTGGTGCTGGAGAACCGCACCCACCTGCTTGGCCGCGCGGTGCCCGACGACGTGGAGGCGCGCTTCCAGTCCATCGTCCGGGCCCGGCCGAGCATCGCGGACATCCACGACGTGAAGACGCGCCAGCTCACCCCCGAGGTGTTCCTCTTCAAGGCCGAGGTGCGCTTCAGCGAGGCCTTCGTGGCGGGCTGGCTGTCCCAGGCGCTGCGCGGGGTGGGGGAGCTGCCCGTGGGCGAGGGCCGCGAGCGGGCGCTCCTGCCCCCCGCGCAGAGCCTCATCCGGTTGCTCAGCGAGGAGATCGACGCCATCGAGGCGGACGTGCGCGCCGCCATCCCCGAGGCCCGGCACATCGATCTGGAGCTGGAGCACCTGCCCGCCTCCCCGAGCGCGGCCACCGAGGACGGCGGCCTGCGCAAGTCGGCCTGA
- a CDS encoding flippase: MTARALRFEVIAIDMPPPSAAPAEPAPPAADAHTSLRNALKLGGSLLVTYGIALVMRMVLPRYLGPEGFGRYNWADGFSGAFFVLSALGLDVYIRKEVSVRREHASEFFGGTLLLQLALALVLTGGMLWVMRAGGEPPEVQRLALLMGAYQFFFRLNAILAAVLHAREQVDGLSVAHVVMKCIWGGGLVLVLLLKLPLPWLAAPFIGAEVVKVAFLLHLTRAHAGLKFRVDVRATATALLAALPFFINEAALATNGRVDVSILGLVANKTEVGYYGAVWGIAGMTMLLSPILGWVLLPMMSRAASSSPEEFTRILRRGLEGVITVSVPVTLALALGAETWVRLMIGEAYLPAASVLRLLAPIFVLTYVATVCGSWLMAASRTWTVTRTSLLAAGLNPALNLLLIPPMLARLGPTGGASATALSLAICEVIVTLILLSAIGERAHDARSLAVLAKTTAVCAVVTAVHLGLGAMGLDARDLVRGLARLVVDGAVYLTLILATGAVRRDEVLALVRRVKDRRRPAASAPSPFPEEERAA; this comes from the coding sequence TTGACTGCGCGGGCCCTTCGTTTCGAGGTCATCGCCATCGACATGCCTCCCCCGAGCGCGGCCCCGGCCGAGCCCGCCCCTCCCGCCGCGGATGCCCACACGTCCCTGCGCAACGCCCTCAAGCTGGGCGGCTCGCTGCTGGTGACGTACGGCATCGCGCTGGTCATGCGCATGGTGCTGCCGCGCTACCTCGGCCCCGAGGGCTTTGGCCGCTACAACTGGGCGGATGGCTTCTCCGGCGCCTTCTTCGTGCTCAGCGCGTTGGGCCTGGACGTCTACATCCGCAAGGAAGTGTCCGTCCGCCGCGAGCACGCGAGCGAGTTCTTCGGTGGCACGCTGCTGCTCCAGCTCGCGCTGGCGCTGGTGCTCACCGGCGGCATGCTGTGGGTGATGCGCGCGGGGGGCGAGCCGCCCGAGGTGCAGCGGCTGGCGCTGCTCATGGGCGCCTACCAGTTCTTCTTCCGGCTCAACGCCATCCTCGCCGCGGTGCTGCACGCGCGCGAGCAGGTGGACGGGCTGTCCGTGGCCCACGTGGTCATGAAGTGCATCTGGGGCGGGGGCCTGGTGCTGGTGCTCCTGCTCAAGCTGCCCCTGCCGTGGCTCGCCGCGCCCTTCATCGGCGCGGAGGTCGTCAAGGTGGCCTTCCTGCTGCACCTCACGCGCGCGCACGCCGGGCTGAAATTCCGGGTGGACGTGCGCGCCACGGCCACGGCGCTCCTGGCCGCCCTGCCCTTCTTCATCAACGAGGCGGCGCTGGCCACCAACGGCCGCGTGGACGTGAGCATCCTGGGCCTCGTGGCCAACAAGACGGAGGTCGGCTACTACGGCGCCGTGTGGGGCATCGCCGGCATGACGATGCTGCTCTCGCCCATCCTCGGTTGGGTGCTGCTGCCGATGATGTCGCGCGCCGCGTCGAGCTCGCCCGAGGAGTTCACCCGCATCCTGCGCCGGGGCCTCGAGGGCGTCATCACCGTGTCCGTCCCGGTGACGCTCGCGCTGGCGCTGGGCGCCGAGACGTGGGTGCGGTTGATGATCGGCGAGGCCTACCTGCCCGCCGCCTCCGTGCTGCGGCTGCTCGCGCCCATCTTCGTGCTCACCTACGTGGCCACCGTGTGCGGCAGCTGGCTCATGGCCGCCAGCCGCACCTGGACGGTGACGCGCACGTCGCTGCTCGCCGCCGGGCTCAACCCCGCGCTCAACCTGCTGCTCATCCCGCCCATGCTCGCGCGCCTGGGCCCCACCGGAGGCGCGAGCGCCACCGCCCTGTCGCTCGCCATCTGCGAGGTCATCGTCACCCTCATCCTCCTGTCCGCCATCGGGGAGCGGGCCCACGACGCCCGGAGCCTCGCCGTGCTGGCCAAGACGACGGCGGTGTGCGCCGTGGTCACCGCCGTGCACCTCGGGCTCGGGGCGATGGGCCTGGACGCGCGGGACCTCGTGCGAGGGCTCGCGCGGCTGGTGGTGGACGGGGCCGTCTATCTCACGCTCATCCTGGCCACCGGGGCGGTGCGCCGGGACGAGGTGCTCGCGCTGGTGCGCCGGGTGAAGGATCGCCGCCGGCCCGCCGCCAGCGCCCCATCGCCGTTTCCCGAGGAGGAGCGCGCCGCATGA
- the epsY gene encoding exopolysaccharide export protein EpsY: protein MKSPALLWILLTGLVLGSACYRPGRFVWVDDYREPQAQQDDNYLIRRGDIITVNVWNQGQLSSPRLRVRDDGRISLPLLNDVDAAGQTPAALARAVEQRLKDLVANPVVTVVVDEAQPVKVSVLGEVRNPGNKQLVPGAGLLQAVSEAGGFTDYARDDGLFVLRREPGYQAPVRIRFNWELLSRNEGNAATFRLRTGDVVVVE from the coding sequence ATGAAGTCCCCCGCCTTGTTGTGGATCCTCCTGACCGGGCTGGTGCTCGGGTCCGCGTGCTACCGGCCCGGCCGCTTCGTCTGGGTGGACGACTACCGCGAGCCCCAGGCGCAGCAGGACGACAACTACCTCATCCGCCGCGGGGACATCATCACCGTGAACGTGTGGAACCAGGGGCAGCTGTCCTCGCCGCGCCTGCGCGTGCGCGATGATGGCCGCATCAGCCTGCCCCTGCTCAACGACGTGGACGCCGCGGGCCAGACGCCCGCCGCGCTCGCCCGCGCCGTGGAGCAGCGGCTCAAGGACCTGGTGGCCAACCCCGTGGTCACCGTGGTGGTGGACGAGGCCCAGCCGGTGAAGGTGTCGGTGCTGGGCGAGGTGCGCAACCCCGGCAACAAGCAGCTCGTGCCGGGCGCGGGGCTCCTGCAGGCGGTGTCCGAGGCGGGCGGCTTCACGGACTACGCGCGCGACGACGGCCTCTTCGTGCTGCGCCGCGAGCCGGGCTACCAGGCCCCCGTGCGCATCCGCTTCAACTGGGAGCTCCTCAGCCGCAACGAGGGCAACGCGGCCACCTTCCGCCTCCGCACCGGGGACGTGGTGGTGGTGGAATAG
- a CDS encoding response regulator yields MAQQQGSVLVVEDLELSRKLLTGQLQSLGFTHIVEATSGAAALECLAELRPVPVLVCLDLTLPDISGYDVCEMIRATPVLQGIPVLMVSARTQTMDRAQAEEVGASGYLMKPFTEEELRHQLERVLTYHPWKKEA; encoded by the coding sequence ATGGCGCAGCAGCAAGGAAGCGTCCTCGTGGTGGAGGACCTGGAACTGTCCCGGAAGCTGCTCACCGGCCAGCTCCAGTCCCTGGGCTTCACGCACATCGTGGAGGCAACCAGCGGGGCCGCGGCCCTGGAGTGCCTGGCCGAGCTGCGGCCGGTGCCGGTGTTGGTGTGTCTGGATCTCACCCTGCCCGACATCTCCGGCTACGATGTGTGCGAGATGATCCGCGCCACGCCGGTGCTGCAGGGCATTCCGGTGCTGATGGTCTCCGCGCGCACCCAGACCATGGACCGCGCCCAGGCGGAGGAGGTGGGCGCGAGCGGCTACCTCATGAAGCCCTTCACCGAGGAGGAGCTGCGCCACCAGTTGGAGCGGGTGCTCACGTACCACCCGTGGAAGAAGGAGGCGTAA
- a CDS encoding chain-length determining protein, with amino-acid sequence MPAPHDDAPEAERTQSQIFDWEAMRDYFGYVKNAILRHKLLALGTFVLTAALGLTLAKFLPRTFYAEATLLPKRASTIAALVNPDRIPALDADPPNPLRPPGEIDSVTRSAAQLVMRRENLVSLIKRVNLLDRWDSTRAPLLRFKDQVMQTVSGRPSEDIKLDAMVGMLEKALTVNTEDGRVAISVMWPEPQLAYELVEAAQQGFLEARQREDLSSIADARQILEEHEKTALEAYTQAFTSFEKIFAAIMIERRRAVGDPRVGGFNTNQQMAEMRFLIRAKRRAIDDSENLYNRRLEGLRAEMVAQRKLVGENHPNLVSLEQQVAALQAEGSLNTSTLRSEEKQMTRDYERIGGGSVPFPDEPVPDPYGLERVLMGILPAVSENPKAATALDEVRIRSANLQQLRRRIQTAQYETDIVKATFKYRYTVLTPAEFPRAPMKPNAKVIAIGGILAGLLLGVFAAIARDVLSGRLLQSWQVKRGLGLPVLAEMETLPLEHQSR; translated from the coding sequence ATGCCCGCCCCTCACGACGACGCCCCGGAAGCCGAGCGCACCCAATCCCAGATCTTCGACTGGGAGGCGATGCGCGACTACTTCGGCTACGTGAAGAACGCCATCCTGCGCCACAAGCTGCTCGCCCTGGGCACCTTCGTGCTGACGGCGGCGCTCGGCCTGACGCTCGCCAAGTTCCTGCCGCGCACGTTCTACGCGGAGGCCACGCTCTTGCCCAAGCGCGCCTCCACCATCGCCGCGCTCGTCAACCCGGACCGCATCCCGGCCCTGGACGCGGATCCGCCCAACCCCCTGCGTCCGCCGGGGGAGATCGACTCGGTGACGCGCTCGGCCGCCCAGCTGGTGATGCGGCGCGAGAACCTGGTGTCGCTCATCAAGCGGGTGAACCTGCTGGACCGCTGGGACTCCACGCGCGCCCCGCTCCTGCGCTTCAAGGATCAGGTGATGCAGACGGTGTCCGGGCGCCCGAGCGAGGACATCAAGCTGGACGCCATGGTGGGCATGCTGGAGAAGGCGCTCACGGTGAACACCGAGGATGGCCGGGTGGCCATCTCCGTCATGTGGCCCGAGCCCCAGCTGGCCTACGAGCTCGTGGAGGCCGCGCAGCAGGGCTTCCTCGAGGCGCGCCAGCGCGAGGACCTGTCGAGCATCGCGGACGCCCGGCAGATCCTCGAGGAGCACGAGAAGACGGCGCTGGAGGCCTACACCCAGGCGTTCACGAGCTTCGAGAAGATCTTCGCGGCCATCATGATCGAGCGGCGGCGCGCGGTGGGAGACCCGCGCGTGGGCGGCTTCAACACGAACCAGCAGATGGCGGAGATGCGCTTTCTCATCCGCGCCAAGCGCCGCGCCATCGACGACTCGGAGAACCTGTACAACCGGCGCCTGGAGGGCCTGCGCGCGGAGATGGTGGCCCAGCGAAAGCTCGTGGGCGAGAACCACCCGAACCTCGTGTCCCTGGAGCAGCAGGTGGCGGCGCTGCAGGCCGAGGGCTCGCTCAACACGAGCACGCTCAGGTCCGAGGAGAAGCAGATGACGCGCGACTACGAGCGCATCGGCGGCGGCTCGGTGCCCTTCCCGGACGAGCCGGTGCCGGATCCGTACGGCCTGGAGCGCGTGCTCATGGGCATCCTGCCCGCGGTGTCGGAGAATCCCAAGGCGGCCACGGCGCTGGACGAGGTGCGCATCCGCAGCGCCAACCTGCAGCAGCTGCGCCGGCGCATCCAGACGGCCCAGTACGAGACGGACATCGTCAAGGCGACGTTCAAGTACCGCTACACGGTGCTCACCCCGGCGGAGTTCCCCCGGGCCCCCATGAAGCCCAACGCCAAGGTGATCGCCATCGGCGGCATCCTCGCGGGGCTGCTGCTGGGTGTGTTCGCGGCCATCGCGCGCGACGTGCTCAGTGGCCGGCTGTTGCAGTCCTGGCAGGTCAAGCGGGGGTTGGGACTGCCCGTGCTGGCCGAGATGGAAACACTGCCCCTGGAGCATCAGTCCCGCTAG
- the epsU gene encoding exopolysaccharide biosynthesis GT2 family glycosyltransferase EpsU, giving the protein MLLDLLLLVLAVPVLAASGYLLLLTLLSGLKPAPPPVAPRLKFDVIIPSHNEEAGIATTVRNLSGVDWPTALRRIVVVADNCSDATAERAREAGATVLVRHNQELRGKGYALQLAFETSLKDGFADAVVVVDADTQVTPNLLHAFALRLEAGAHAVQAHYGVLNPEASWRTRLMAVAMALFHKVRSMGRERLGVSCGLRGNGMCFTHAIIRRVPHEAFSIVEDLEYGIRLGQAGERVHYAWEAEALGEMVSGEKASRSQRRRWEGGRLAMMRQHGLPLLAEGLRKRDRVLVDLAADLLVPPLSWVVLGAGALTVASLALSWAQGSVAVSAWVASACVLSLVAYVMRGWWVSGQGVQGLFALARAPFYVAWKLWLLVSRPAEKKGEWVRTTREGQKP; this is encoded by the coding sequence ATGCTGCTCGATCTGTTGCTCCTCGTCCTGGCCGTGCCGGTGCTCGCCGCCTCGGGCTACCTGCTGCTGCTCACGCTCTTGTCGGGCCTCAAGCCGGCGCCGCCCCCGGTGGCGCCGCGGCTCAAGTTCGACGTCATCATCCCCTCGCACAACGAGGAGGCGGGCATCGCCACCACGGTGCGCAACCTCTCCGGGGTGGACTGGCCGACGGCGCTGCGGCGCATCGTGGTGGTGGCGGACAACTGCTCGGACGCCACGGCGGAGCGGGCGCGCGAGGCGGGCGCCACGGTGCTCGTGCGCCACAACCAGGAGCTGCGGGGCAAGGGTTACGCGCTGCAGCTCGCGTTCGAGACGAGCCTGAAGGACGGCTTCGCCGACGCGGTGGTGGTGGTGGACGCGGACACCCAGGTGACGCCCAACCTCCTGCACGCCTTCGCGCTCCGGCTGGAGGCGGGGGCCCACGCGGTGCAGGCGCACTACGGCGTGCTCAACCCCGAGGCCTCGTGGCGCACGCGGCTCATGGCGGTGGCCATGGCGCTGTTCCACAAGGTGCGCTCCATGGGCCGCGAGCGCCTGGGCGTGTCGTGTGGCCTGCGCGGCAATGGCATGTGCTTCACCCACGCCATCATCCGCCGGGTGCCTCACGAGGCGTTCTCCATCGTGGAGGACCTGGAGTACGGCATCCGCCTGGGGCAGGCGGGCGAGCGTGTGCACTACGCCTGGGAGGCCGAGGCGCTCGGGGAGATGGTGTCCGGCGAGAAGGCGTCGCGCTCGCAGCGCCGGCGCTGGGAGGGGGGCCGCCTGGCGATGATGCGCCAGCACGGTCTGCCGCTGCTCGCCGAGGGATTGCGCAAGCGGGACCGGGTGTTGGTGGACCTCGCGGCGGATCTCCTCGTGCCTCCGCTCAGTTGGGTGGTGCTCGGGGCCGGAGCGTTGACGGTGGCCTCTCTCGCGCTGTCCTGGGCGCAGGGGAGCGTGGCGGTGTCGGCATGGGTGGCGAGCGCGTGTGTGCTGTCGCTGGTGGCGTACGTGATGCGGGGCTGGTGGGTGTCGGGCCAGGGCGTGCAGGGCCTGTTCGCGCTCGCCCGGGCGCCGTTCTACGTGGCGTGGAAGTTGTGGTTGCTGGTGAGCCGCCCGGCGGAGAAGAAGGGCGAGTGGGTGCGGACGACGCGCGAGGGGCAGAAGCCCTGA
- the wzy gene encoding exopolysaccharide repeat unit polymerase, which produces MEAFLSRTPVFMALLGLLVVVTLGLVILFPAVAPMPMVLAAFLYWVCQQPVRKLTLALFAAAVTVDLVPEVPYEGRWQSPLYFPGKLLFLNLSNVLGVPGLGFPLLDIGILGFLALYIYRRVNGIKTDPLTPSLPTPLVIGLLVLPATIAWLQVFGIFINGGNSRVAQWQWHQMAVLPLMVALFNVALKGPEDLRALGRIIVVGCCTKACLGAWFIVMIARPRGYYFEYATTHSDSILYVTGLACVIYSWLEDPTPQHFKRMLWVCAIIFMGMHYNDRRMAYVSFMFSVMAAFMLSAWSPLKRRLMQVVLILMPFFPFYLAVGWQNPTGVFGPVGIVKSVIEGENLAKGQMDYRDIENLDVIHTWEANPVMGRGWGHEFDEVIPLPDISHAFADYRYHPHNSVLGMLAFGGVVGFSGLWTWLSISIFLAVRAYRHAREPTWRACCLVAMAVFIAYANQCFGDMGTISWLGTILIAMAATCAGKMATLTGAWPSAEARRFVPENGKTGTPVGNPV; this is translated from the coding sequence ATGGAAGCATTTCTTTCACGCACTCCCGTCTTCATGGCCCTCTTGGGCCTGCTCGTGGTGGTCACGCTCGGGCTCGTCATCCTGTTTCCCGCCGTGGCGCCCATGCCCATGGTGCTGGCGGCCTTCCTGTACTGGGTGTGCCAGCAGCCGGTGCGCAAGCTGACCCTGGCCCTGTTCGCCGCGGCCGTCACGGTGGACCTGGTGCCCGAGGTGCCCTACGAGGGCCGTTGGCAGTCCCCGCTGTACTTCCCCGGCAAGCTGCTCTTCCTCAACCTGAGCAACGTGCTCGGCGTGCCCGGCCTGGGCTTTCCCCTGCTGGACATCGGCATCCTCGGCTTCCTGGCGCTCTACATCTACCGGCGCGTCAACGGCATCAAGACGGACCCGCTCACCCCGAGCCTGCCCACGCCGCTGGTCATCGGGCTGCTGGTGCTGCCGGCCACCATCGCGTGGCTGCAGGTGTTCGGCATCTTCATCAACGGGGGCAACTCGCGCGTGGCCCAGTGGCAGTGGCACCAGATGGCGGTGCTGCCGCTCATGGTGGCGCTCTTCAACGTGGCCCTGAAAGGCCCGGAGGACCTGCGCGCGCTCGGGCGCATCATCGTCGTGGGCTGCTGCACCAAGGCGTGCCTGGGCGCGTGGTTCATCGTGATGATCGCCCGGCCCCGGGGCTACTACTTCGAGTACGCCACCACGCACTCCGACTCCATCCTCTACGTGACGGGCCTCGCCTGCGTCATCTACTCGTGGCTGGAGGACCCCACCCCCCAGCACTTCAAACGCATGCTCTGGGTGTGCGCCATCATCTTCATGGGCATGCACTACAACGACCGGCGCATGGCCTACGTGAGCTTCATGTTCTCGGTCATGGCCGCCTTCATGCTGAGCGCCTGGAGCCCGCTCAAGCGCAGGCTCATGCAGGTCGTGCTGATCCTGATGCCCTTCTTCCCCTTCTACCTGGCCGTGGGCTGGCAGAACCCCACGGGCGTCTTCGGCCCGGTGGGCATCGTCAAGTCCGTGATCGAGGGCGAGAACCTCGCCAAGGGGCAGATGGACTACCGCGACATCGAGAACCTGGACGTCATCCACACCTGGGAGGCCAACCCCGTCATGGGCCGCGGCTGGGGTCACGAGTTCGACGAGGTCATCCCCCTGCCGGACATCTCCCACGCCTTCGCCGACTACCGCTACCACCCGCACAATTCGGTGCTGGGCATGCTCGCCTTCGGCGGGGTGGTGGGCTTCAGCGGTCTGTGGACCTGGCTGTCCATCTCCATCTTCCTCGCCGTGCGCGCCTACCGCCACGCACGGGAACCCACCTGGCGCGCGTGCTGTTTAGTGGCCATGGCGGTGTTCATCGCTTATGCCAACCAGTGTTTCGGAGACATGGGCACCATCAGTTGGTTGGGCACCATCCTCATCGCCATGGCCGCGACGTGCGCGGGCAAGATGGCGACCCTCACCGGCGCCTGGCCGAGTGCCGAGGCCCGGCGATTCGTTCCGGAAAATGGTAAAACCGGTACTCCGGTGGGAAATCCTGTATGA